In one Corallococcus sp. EGB genomic region, the following are encoded:
- a CDS encoding GNAT family N-acetyltransferase, producing MPEPFRIREARAADAARISQVLRGAFEEYRGRLDPPSSAHDKTEALVRNELVDGGAFVAEAEGVLFGCVFFHPKGDHLYLDRLAVLPSHRGQGVSLRLMEAVESRARESGQMRVRLSVRITLTSHHAWYARQGYAFHSHGTHAGHVSPTFLVLEKVL from the coding sequence ATGCCCGAGCCCTTCCGGATCCGCGAAGCCCGCGCCGCCGACGCCGCGAGGATCTCCCAGGTGCTGCGTGGCGCCTTCGAGGAATACCGGGGCCGTCTGGATCCGCCGTCCAGCGCGCACGACAAGACGGAGGCTCTGGTAAGGAACGAACTGGTGGACGGAGGCGCCTTCGTCGCGGAGGCGGAAGGAGTCCTCTTCGGATGCGTGTTCTTCCATCCGAAGGGAGACCATCTGTACCTGGATCGGCTCGCGGTACTGCCGTCGCACCGGGGGCAGGGCGTGTCACTGCGTCTCATGGAAGCTGTGGAGTCCCGCGCGCGCGAGTCGGGCCAGATGCGCGTGAGGTTGTCGGTGCGGATCACGCTCACATCGCACCACGCGTGGTACGCGCGCCAGGGCTATGCCTTCCACTCCCATGGCACGCATGCCGGTCATGTGTCGCCAACGTTCCTGGTGTTGGAGAAGGTGCTCTGA